GCTATAAATGTTTTGGTCACAAGTTTCTGTTCTTGTTAATAATgctttacatgtatatatatttttttagatttttgcacCTGACCCTTTTAATGCTGCTCTGACTAGATGGACATTTGGATCCCCTGTTGCATTCTTTGCATTTTGTTGATTTCTCTTAGTTGTTCAAGCTTAAAATTTGAGAATTGTTTTTCCATTCTTGGCTTTCAGCAGTCTTTTTTGTGGAATTAACTATCTAAACTTTCCCATTTTTCTGAACTATTAGTAGAAATTTGTCAAATGATAAGTACTCAAAGGTTTTATCTACATGTTGAAAATTGCACATGAAGCTGGACTCTAAATACAAGACCATGACAGTTTAgaattcaagtttttcttatgtttgaaaattaatgGTAGGACTGAGACTAAGTGGTGTCTTGGCGTTTCTTATTTCTTTAGGCATTGTTTCATTAGCTCAACTGCTTTAGATTCGGTAAGGTTGCAAAATGGAACATGATGAGCCAACTGCGAGCAAATGGGCAGACATGCAGAAGGATATCTTAATCAAAATATTCCTGCTTTTGGATGTCCTTGAGCTTCCTAGCATTGCTCAAGTTTGTAGCGAATGGCGCATTGCTGTTTTGGATCACATGCTTTGGAGAACCCTTAACTTATCAATGCTgaagtccaattttattaaaatcccAATTGAGCCATATGTTTATGTGGACAGCCATTCTGATAACACATTAATGCGAGTATTAAGGGTTGCCATGAATTTAAGCATGGGAAGCACAGTGACGTTAATATTCCATTTCAATCTCTACATCACAGATGATCAATTGACTTATACAGCAGAAAGGTATGTATAAGTTACTGGTTTTTCTAGCCATAAATGCATAGTATATAATGTAGACAATGCTGTTGAATTTCCATTTTTGGCTGCCACAATATGTGCAAATGCATGAATACATTGCCTTTTTTGATATCTCATGGAATCCTGATCCAGGAATCTCATTGAAGTTTCTTACTTATCTTCCTACAGAAACATAAATGAAATCTTTCCCATTGTGATAATAACATAGAAGTTACTGCAACTAGCATTGGtctttttttataatgataAGAACACAGTAGTAAAGGCAATTTTCCATTACTTATGTTAGTCTTTATTACCTAAGTAATCTTTCAATAGTTGTTTATAACTATGTTAGGTTAGTCTTTATTACTTTTTTAGATTAGTCAAAGCTTTTATGTATCCATTGTATACCTTCAGACAATAACAAGTATACATTATTCCCTTATTTTAACAATTTGCATGAAAGTAGatcttttaagaaaaaaatgtatACTTGGTTATATCAGGCATTTACTGCTATGCTTAGTCTTTTTAATCTCCTCAAATTCAGATAGTGTAATTGGTACCATGTCATCTCTTTTCTTTGCAGATGCCCAAAGCTTAAACGACTTGTTATGCCTTCATGGAACCGAGTAAAAAAGTCTGGAATATGCAAGGCCATTCGAATGTGGCCAGATCTTGAGTCAATGACATTGTTAAGCATGGCAGATCTTCCATACCTGTTGGAAGAAATTTCCCGTAATTGCAAAAACTTCTCTGAACTTAAAGTCATAGGTCCGTGTGATACTTTGTATGCGTCTGCATTAACAAAATTTCTCCCAGGCTTAAAGGTTTTGAGCCTCCGATGTTCAAGGATTTCGAAGGAGGCTTTGAACACCATATTAGAGGgcttaccaaatttggaggtgTTAAACATATCACATTCTCTCATTATCGATGTCCCTCAACTTCCTGCGTCCCCAAGAGTGCTCAAGGATCTTGACCAGTCAATTCTAAAGAAGGCTGGTCGGCTGCGCCGGTTCTTTACCTGTACTGATGATAATTGCACCATGTGCCAGCGCACCAGAGCTGATGACGGGTTATTAAGATGGTACA
This genomic stretch from Diospyros lotus cultivar Yz01 chromosome 1, ASM1463336v1, whole genome shotgun sequence harbors:
- the LOC127808850 gene encoding F-box/LRR-repeat protein At3g48880 isoform X1, producing the protein MEHDEPTASKWADMQKDILIKIFLLLDVLELPSIAQVCSEWRIAVLDHMLWRTLNLSMLKSNFIKIPIEPYVYVDSHSDNTLMRVLRVAMNLSMGSTVTLIFHFNLYITDDQLTYTAERCPKLKRLVMPSWNRVKKSGICKAIRMWPDLESMTLLSMADLPYLLEEISRNCKNFSELKVIGPCDTLYASALTKFLPGLKVLSLRCSRISKEALNTILEGLPNLEVLNISHSLIIDVPQLPASPRVLKDLDQSILKKAGRLRRFFTCTDDNCTMCQRTRADDGLLRWYRYEELWKMDEVKSLAL
- the LOC127808850 gene encoding F-box/LRR-repeat protein At3g48880 isoform X2, whose product is MYRLPSGLLGSSSGRRSEMSGRVFQVEVGEIIEEELKAEKPLLMAIKRQIHDVSQSSHSDNTLMRVLRVAMNLSMGSTVTLIFHFNLYITDDQLTYTAERCPKLKRLVMPSWNRVKKSGICKAIRMWPDLESMTLLSMADLPYLLEEISRNCKNFSELKVIGPCDTLYASALTKFLPGLKVLSLRCSRISKEALNTILEGLPNLEVLNISHSLIIDVPQLPASPRVLKDLDQSILKKAGRLRRFFTCTDDNCTMCQRTRADDGLLRWYRYEELWKMDEVKSLAL